In the Ensifer adhaerens genome, one interval contains:
- the ubiU gene encoding ubiquinone anaerobic biosynthesis protein UbiU: MELICPAGTPAAFREAVDAGADAVYCGFRDETNARNFPGLNFSRDELRTAIAYAKQRKVMTFVAINTFMRAGQETLWHQAVDDAVALGADAVILADFGLMAYTVERHPHQRLHVSVQASASNADAVRFLVEAFAAKRVVLPRTLTIADIARLARQIDCEIEVFAFGGLCVMAEGRCSLSSYATGKSPNMNGVCSPASHVRYRQDGRDLVSELGDYTINRFPAGEAAGYPTLCKGRFDIAEERGYAFEDPVSLDVMDHIDALRSAGVSALKIEGRQRGKAYVAEVVSVMRRALTAGAAERPALVSRLKALSEGQKTTTGAYEKRWR; the protein is encoded by the coding sequence ATGGAACTGATCTGCCCCGCCGGCACGCCTGCCGCCTTCCGCGAAGCCGTCGATGCCGGCGCCGACGCGGTCTATTGCGGCTTTCGCGACGAGACGAACGCCCGCAATTTTCCCGGCCTGAACTTCTCCCGAGACGAACTCCGAACGGCCATCGCCTATGCCAAACAGCGCAAGGTGATGACCTTCGTCGCGATCAATACGTTCATGCGCGCCGGCCAGGAGACGCTCTGGCATCAGGCGGTGGATGACGCCGTGGCGCTTGGTGCCGATGCCGTCATCCTCGCCGATTTCGGCCTGATGGCCTATACGGTCGAACGCCATCCCCACCAGCGGCTGCATGTCTCCGTGCAAGCCTCGGCCTCGAACGCCGATGCCGTGCGCTTCCTCGTCGAGGCCTTCGCGGCAAAACGCGTTGTGCTGCCGCGCACGCTGACGATCGCCGACATCGCCCGCCTTGCCAGGCAGATTGATTGCGAGATCGAAGTCTTTGCCTTCGGCGGCCTCTGCGTCATGGCCGAGGGGCGCTGTTCACTCTCTTCCTACGCCACCGGCAAGTCGCCCAACATGAACGGTGTCTGCTCGCCCGCAAGCCATGTGCGCTATCGCCAGGACGGACGCGATCTGGTGTCCGAGCTCGGAGATTACACCATCAACCGCTTCCCGGCAGGCGAAGCTGCCGGCTATCCGACGCTCTGCAAGGGCCGTTTCGACATTGCCGAGGAGCGCGGCTATGCCTTCGAAGATCCGGTTTCGCTCGACGTCATGGACCATATCGATGCGCTACGGAGCGCCGGCGTCAGCGCGCTGAAGATCGAGGGCCGGCAGCGCGGTAAGGCCTACGTCGCCGAGGTCGTCTCGGTCATGCGGCGGGCACTGACCGCCGGCGCCGCCGAGCGACCTGCCTTGGTGTCGCGGCTGAAGGCGCTCAGCGAAGGCCAGAAGACGACAACAGGCGCCTATGAAAAGCGCTGGAGGTAA
- the ubiT gene encoding ubiquinone anaerobic biosynthesis accessory factor UbiT, with protein sequence MTLPLAITVPLNFVPIIAIESLVQRVFARVIETHPGLFDRLADHAAKRYAFLPSDLPIGFLVEPAVPRISVHRKERAPVSDACMEGELVLLLALLEGRIDGDAVFFSRDLAVSGDMEAMLALRNALDDCEINLPSDLADMAGPLAPLVRRAGEQIRERALGRVLKEEAPQWN encoded by the coding sequence ATGACACTTCCCCTCGCGATCACCGTACCCCTCAACTTCGTTCCCATCATCGCCATCGAAAGCCTGGTGCAACGCGTCTTTGCCCGCGTGATCGAGACCCATCCCGGCCTCTTCGACCGTCTCGCGGATCACGCAGCCAAGCGCTACGCCTTCCTGCCGTCGGACCTGCCGATCGGCTTCCTTGTCGAACCGGCCGTGCCGCGCATCTCCGTGCATCGCAAGGAGCGCGCGCCGGTTTCCGATGCCTGCATGGAAGGCGAACTCGTGCTGCTTCTGGCGCTGCTCGAGGGCCGCATCGACGGCGACGCCGTCTTCTTCTCGCGCGATCTTGCCGTCAGCGGCGACATGGAGGCAATGCTGGCGCTGCGCAACGCGCTCGACGATTGCGAGATCAACCTTCCAAGCGATCTCGCCGACATGGCCGGGCCGCTGGCGCCGCTCGTGCGTCGAGCTGGAGAACAGATCCGCGAGCGCGCGCTTGGCCGTGTTCTCAAGGAGGAGGCGCCCCAATGGAACTGA
- a CDS encoding UbiD family decarboxylase, whose protein sequence is MNRTFRPSQGFATLQDFVDALEREGDLKRISRPVSLVHEVTEIHRRVLAADGPALLFERPVDATGAAHSIPLLTNLFGSERRIERGFGLAPGGLDALAGELAELRDPRAPQSLRDAWDRLPLLRSAMYMRPRKVTRALCQEVVWRDQEIDLGRLPVQWCWPGEPAPLITWPLVITRAPDDPLDVNVGIYRMQVLGADRAIVRWLAHRGGARHHRLWQRLGQDMPIAVVIGADPATILSAVMPLPDGLSELNFAGLLRRGRTQLVKAKTVPLSVPANAEIVLEGTVSASETAEEGPYGDHTGYYNSVEPFPVMRLSAITMRRTPLYLSTYTGRPPDEPSRLGEAMNRLFVPLVRKQFPEISDLYLPPEACSYRAMVVAIDKRYPGQAKRVMMGLWSVLPQFSYTKLIIAVDPDIDVRNWSDVMWALATRFDASRDVTVIEGTPIDYLDFASPRSGLGGKLGLDATNKIGTETDREWGRVLEMSPEVIGQVDAIWAGLGLGGLTR, encoded by the coding sequence ATGAACAGGACCTTCCGCCCGTCCCAGGGCTTTGCAACGCTTCAGGATTTTGTCGACGCGCTCGAGCGCGAAGGCGATCTGAAGCGTATTTCGCGGCCGGTGTCGCTGGTGCATGAGGTGACCGAAATCCACCGCCGCGTGCTTGCCGCCGACGGGCCGGCGCTTCTCTTCGAGCGGCCGGTCGATGCGACGGGCGCCGCACATTCGATCCCGCTTCTGACTAATCTCTTCGGGTCGGAACGCCGGATCGAGCGTGGTTTCGGCCTGGCGCCGGGTGGGCTCGATGCACTTGCCGGCGAACTTGCGGAACTGCGCGATCCGAGAGCGCCGCAGTCGCTGCGCGACGCCTGGGACCGGCTGCCTCTGCTCCGATCGGCGATGTACATGCGGCCGCGAAAGGTAACGCGCGCACTCTGTCAGGAGGTCGTCTGGCGCGATCAGGAAATCGACCTCGGACGTCTGCCGGTTCAATGGTGCTGGCCGGGTGAGCCGGCGCCGCTCATCACCTGGCCGCTGGTGATCACGCGCGCGCCGGATGATCCGCTCGATGTCAATGTCGGGATCTATCGCATGCAGGTGCTGGGGGCCGATCGCGCCATCGTGCGCTGGCTCGCCCACCGCGGCGGCGCCCGCCACCATCGTCTGTGGCAACGCCTCGGTCAGGACATGCCGATCGCGGTCGTCATCGGCGCCGACCCGGCGACGATTCTTTCTGCGGTCATGCCGCTGCCCGATGGCTTGAGCGAGCTGAATTTCGCAGGGCTGCTTCGGCGCGGCAGGACGCAACTCGTGAAGGCGAAAACCGTGCCGCTTTCGGTGCCGGCCAATGCGGAGATCGTGCTGGAGGGGACGGTCTCAGCGAGCGAGACCGCGGAGGAGGGCCCCTATGGCGATCACACCGGCTATTATAATTCGGTGGAGCCGTTCCCGGTCATGCGTTTGTCGGCGATCACCATGCGTCGGACTCCGCTCTATCTTTCCACCTATACCGGCCGGCCGCCGGACGAGCCTTCGCGGCTCGGAGAGGCGATGAACAGGCTGTTCGTGCCGCTGGTTCGCAAGCAGTTTCCCGAGATATCCGACCTCTATCTGCCACCCGAAGCCTGCTCTTACCGGGCCATGGTTGTCGCGATCGACAAGCGTTATCCCGGACAGGCCAAGCGCGTGATGATGGGGCTATGGTCTGTCCTGCCGCAGTTCAGCTACACCAAGCTGATCATCGCCGTCGACCCGGATATCGACGTGCGCAACTGGTCCGATGTGATGTGGGCTCTTGCGACCCGCTTCGATGCCAGCCGCGACGTGACCGTGATCGAGGGGACGCCGATCGACTATCTCGACTTCGCGTCGCCGCGCTCCGGCCTCGGCGGCAAGCTCGGGCTCGACGCCACCAACAAGATCGGCACCGAGACCGACCGCGAATGGGGACGCGTTCTGGAGATGTCACCCGAGGTCATTGGTCAGGTCGATGCGATCTGGGCCGGTCTCGGGCTTGGAGGGCTGACGCGATGA
- a CDS encoding UbiX family flavin prenyltransferase has product MNRLKIVLGVTGASGAAIAVRIAERLGEIESVELHLVLSPAAHRTLAHEVGAEALPSLLRKAARTYDHADIGAAIASGSFSTAGMIVAPCSMRTLAAISAGMADNLVVRAADVHLKERRRLVLMARETPLHLGHLRNMCAVTEMGAIIMTPVPAFYHRPETVEAIVDHLAARAIDLLALPITPLAKAWQGEDQKSS; this is encoded by the coding sequence ATGAACCGGTTGAAGATCGTCCTCGGCGTTACCGGCGCTTCAGGCGCTGCGATTGCCGTTCGCATCGCCGAGCGTCTCGGCGAAATCGAAAGCGTCGAGCTGCATCTCGTCCTGTCGCCGGCGGCGCACCGCACGCTCGCGCATGAGGTTGGCGCAGAGGCACTTCCCTCCCTGTTGCGTAAGGCTGCGCGAACCTATGACCACGCCGATATCGGCGCGGCGATTGCGAGTGGGTCGTTTTCGACGGCCGGCATGATCGTGGCGCCGTGCTCCATGCGTACACTCGCGGCGATCTCTGCCGGCATGGCCGATAACCTCGTGGTCCGCGCAGCCGACGTGCATCTGAAGGAGCGGCGCCGATTGGTTCTGATGGCGCGCGAAACGCCGCTGCATCTCGGTCACCTGCGCAACATGTGCGCCGTCACGGAAATGGGGGCGATTATCATGACGCCGGTGCCGGCCTTCTATCATCGGCCTGAAACCGTCGAGGCCATCGTCGACCATCTGGCGGCCCGGGCGATCGACCTGCTGGCGCTGCCGATCACACCGCTGGCGAAGGCCTGGCAGGGTGAGGACCAAAAATCATCGTGA
- a CDS encoding NnrU family protein, whose amino-acid sequence MTYFLLAFAVFLLLHLVPAWPTLRQGLINRLGRSTYFAVYSLLSVLALGFVFHAALQLDFMPLWEPAAWQAWVTFVLAPLGIFLVLAGLFSENALSISIYQGNERPGAIVTITRHPVLWGFLLWAAGHIVPNGDLRALVLFGGFALFSVGGFFMLEKRARRRLGDDWQAASKGTSVWPFAAIIRGETRLRADPVMIIAAFATVAIAVWLLLGGHEVLFGADPLLQATAF is encoded by the coding sequence ATGACCTATTTTCTCCTCGCCTTCGCCGTCTTCCTGCTGCTCCATCTTGTGCCGGCCTGGCCGACGCTACGCCAGGGACTGATTAACCGGCTCGGCCGCTCGACCTATTTCGCGGTCTATTCGCTTCTGTCCGTGCTCGCTCTCGGTTTCGTCTTTCACGCGGCCCTTCAGCTCGATTTCATGCCGCTCTGGGAACCGGCGGCCTGGCAGGCCTGGGTAACCTTCGTTCTGGCGCCACTCGGCATCTTTCTCGTGCTGGCCGGGCTCTTCAGCGAGAACGCGCTGTCGATATCCATCTACCAGGGGAACGAACGACCGGGTGCCATCGTGACGATCACCCGCCACCCGGTGCTCTGGGGCTTCCTGCTCTGGGCCGCCGGTCACATCGTGCCCAATGGCGACCTGCGCGCGCTGGTGCTTTTCGGCGGTTTCGCGCTGTTTTCCGTCGGTGGTTTCTTCATGCTCGAAAAGCGTGCCCGCCGACGTTTGGGCGACGACTGGCAAGCGGCCTCGAAGGGCACGTCAGTCTGGCCCTTCGCAGCGATCATCCGGGGCGAAACCCGATTGCGCGCCGATCCCGTGATGATCATCGCCGCCTTTGCCACCGTCGCGATTGCCGTGTGGCTGCTGCTTGGCGGTCACGAGGTCCTGTTCGGCGCCGATCCGCTGCTTCAGGCGACCGCGTTCTAG
- a CDS encoding hemerythrin domain-containing protein, translated as MQQHFSEHHELGQAYRELLSLCDRLETLADSIPRRIDLTSCRVIMTELPEKLRRVHALEEMILFPAVEIQRSDDGRDALIARLRAEHDQDDRAAVELVRVLKAVLDNRASLSWDAIGYMLRGFFETVRRHVETERLLLWRHA; from the coding sequence ATGCAGCAGCACTTTTCAGAACATCACGAGCTGGGGCAGGCTTACCGCGAGCTTTTGTCCCTGTGTGATCGCCTCGAGACGCTCGCCGATTCCATCCCGCGCCGCATCGACCTGACGAGCTGCCGCGTGATCATGACGGAGTTGCCGGAAAAGCTCAGGCGCGTGCACGCGCTGGAGGAAATGATCCTGTTTCCAGCGGTCGAAATTCAGCGGTCGGACGACGGCCGCGACGCCTTGATCGCACGGCTGCGCGCCGAGCATGACCAGGACGATCGGGCAGCCGTCGAACTGGTGCGTGTACTGAAGGCGGTTCTCGACAACAGGGCGTCGCTCAGCTGGGATGCGATCGGCTACATGTTGCGGGGCTTCTTCGAAACGGTTCGCCGCCATGTAGAAACGGAGCGCCTGCTTCTCTGGCGCCATGCGTGA
- a CDS encoding cytochrome c oxidase subunit 3, with product MDARSHPIAATAEEDTTDALLLWVLVWSELAAFGILLVGFLIVGLLQPDAFAAARSHLDPLLAGINTLVLLTSGWQAALATRPMASLKQRRRALVNAALFGFAFAAIKLFEYSAEAGVAGDPRFGSFFELYFLVTGFHLLHVVFGAFVLLIVAWRPKPGNVELITTLWHVIDLVWIVMFPLVYLV from the coding sequence ATGGATGCCCGCAGTCATCCGATTGCCGCAACGGCGGAAGAGGACACGACGGACGCCTTGCTGCTCTGGGTGCTCGTCTGGAGCGAACTTGCCGCCTTCGGCATTCTGCTTGTCGGCTTCCTGATTGTGGGCCTTCTCCAGCCGGACGCGTTTGCCGCCGCCCGTTCGCATCTCGATCCGCTGCTTGCCGGCATCAATACGCTAGTTCTCCTGACAAGCGGCTGGCAGGCGGCCTTGGCGACGAGGCCGATGGCATCGCTTAAGCAGCGCAGGCGGGCGCTGGTGAATGCGGCACTTTTCGGCTTCGCCTTCGCGGCGATCAAGCTCTTCGAATATAGTGCCGAGGCTGGCGTCGCCGGCGATCCTAGGTTCGGCTCATTCTTCGAGCTCTATTTTCTCGTCACCGGATTCCATCTGCTGCACGTCGTCTTCGGTGCTTTCGTGCTGCTCATCGTTGCCTGGCGACCGAAACCCGGCAATGTCGAGCTGATCACCACGCTCTGGCACGTGATCGATCTGGTCTGGATCGTGATGTTCCCGCTCGTCTATCTCGTGTGA
- a CDS encoding cytochrome C oxidase subunit IV family protein: MTDRNPRQLINTWLLLAGAVISGMALMAIAGPATLVIAVLLGLAIVKCRFVALDFMGLRQAPSTLRLGLLIWPAALVLIAAAKLVLSTALFS; the protein is encoded by the coding sequence ATGACCGATCGCAATCCCAGACAATTGATCAACACCTGGCTTCTGCTTGCCGGAGCCGTGATTTCGGGCATGGCGCTGATGGCGATCGCCGGGCCTGCCACCCTCGTCATCGCCGTGTTGCTCGGGCTCGCCATCGTCAAATGCCGGTTCGTCGCGCTCGATTTCATGGGTCTCCGGCAGGCGCCGTCAACCCTTCGTCTTGGCCTTTTGATCTGGCCCGCAGCACTTGTCCTTATCGCCGCAGCGAAGCTGGTCCTGAGCACTGCTCTCTTCAGCTGA
- a CDS encoding c-type cytochrome, protein MAERLTKTGARNVFYGGSFFFFAIFVGLTAHSHYYMRTTSTDETTLTDAVARGKHVWEKNSCINCHTLLGEGAYFAPELGNVWKRFGGEADPDGARETLKAWMAAQPTGIEGRRQMPQFNLTEQELNDLADFLEWTSRIKTQNWPPNEAG, encoded by the coding sequence ATGGCAGAACGCCTCACCAAAACCGGGGCCCGTAACGTCTTTTACGGCGGGTCCTTCTTTTTCTTCGCAATCTTTGTCGGGCTAACCGCCCACAGCCACTACTACATGCGGACGACCTCGACGGACGAAACGACGCTCACCGATGCGGTCGCACGCGGCAAACACGTCTGGGAAAAGAACTCCTGTATCAACTGCCACACGTTGCTCGGCGAGGGCGCCTACTTCGCGCCCGAGCTCGGCAATGTGTGGAAGCGCTTCGGCGGCGAGGCCGATCCGGATGGCGCCCGCGAAACGCTTAAAGCCTGGATGGCCGCCCAGCCGACCGGCATCGAGGGACGGCGGCAGATGCCGCAGTTCAACCTGACCGAACAGGAACTCAACGACCTCGCCGACTTCCTCGAATGGACGAGCCGCATCAAGACCCAGAACTGGCCGCCGAACGAGGCAGGTTAA
- a CDS encoding nitric-oxide reductase large subunit, with amino-acid sequence MKYQTQKVAMLYFYGALGLFLAQVLFGVLAGTIYVLPNTLSELLPFNIVRMVHTNALIVWLLMGFMGATYYLLPEEAETELYSTKIAVAQFWIFLIAAAVAVVGYLLHIHEGREFLEQPFAIKVGIVIVALMFLYNITLTVLKGRKTTVTNILIFGLWGVAIFFLFAFYNPINLALDKMYWWYVVHLWVEGVWELIMASVLAFLMIKLNGIDREVVEKWLYVIVGLALFSGILGTGHHYYWIGAPGYWQWIGSLFSTLEVAPFFTMVVFTFVMTWKAGRKHPNRAALLWSIGCSVMAFFGAGVWGFLHTLSSVNYYTHGTQVTAAHGHLAFFGAYVMLNLAVMAYAIPEIRGRAPYNQWLSMVSFWIMCTAMSVMTFALTFAGVLQAHLQRVLGESYMDVQDQLALFYWIRLGSGAVVLVSALMFIWAVLMPGRERSEKLAGVVQPAE; translated from the coding sequence ATGAAATACCAAACCCAAAAGGTCGCGATGCTCTACTTCTACGGAGCGCTCGGCCTGTTCCTCGCCCAGGTGCTGTTCGGCGTGCTTGCCGGCACCATTTACGTCCTGCCCAACACGCTCTCCGAGCTGCTGCCCTTCAACATCGTGCGCATGGTCCACACCAACGCGCTGATCGTCTGGCTGCTCATGGGCTTCATGGGCGCGACCTACTACCTGCTGCCGGAAGAAGCCGAAACCGAACTCTACAGCACGAAGATCGCCGTCGCGCAGTTCTGGATCTTCCTGATCGCCGCGGCCGTCGCCGTCGTCGGCTATCTCCTGCACATCCACGAGGGGCGCGAATTTCTCGAGCAGCCCTTCGCCATCAAGGTGGGCATCGTCATCGTCGCGCTGATGTTCCTCTACAACATCACGCTGACGGTGCTGAAAGGCCGCAAGACCACCGTCACCAACATCCTGATCTTCGGGCTCTGGGGTGTGGCGATCTTCTTCCTCTTCGCCTTCTACAACCCGATCAACCTGGCGCTCGACAAGATGTACTGGTGGTACGTCGTCCATCTCTGGGTCGAAGGCGTCTGGGAACTGATCATGGCATCGGTGCTCGCCTTCCTGATGATCAAGCTCAACGGTATCGACCGCGAAGTCGTCGAAAAGTGGCTCTATGTCATCGTTGGCCTGGCGCTCTTCTCCGGTATCCTCGGCACGGGCCACCACTACTACTGGATCGGCGCCCCGGGTTACTGGCAGTGGATCGGTTCGCTGTTCTCGACGCTGGAAGTCGCCCCCTTCTTCACCATGGTGGTCTTCACCTTCGTGATGACCTGGAAGGCTGGCCGCAAGCATCCGAACCGCGCAGCTCTCCTCTGGTCGATCGGCTGCTCGGTCATGGCCTTCTTCGGTGCCGGCGTCTGGGGCTTCCTGCACACGCTGTCTTCGGTGAACTACTATACCCACGGCACCCAGGTGACCGCGGCCCACGGACACCTCGCCTTCTTCGGCGCCTATGTGATGCTGAACCTCGCGGTCATGGCCTACGCCATTCCGGAAATCCGCGGCCGTGCGCCCTATAACCAGTGGCTGTCGATGGTGAGCTTCTGGATCATGTGCACCGCCATGTCGGTCATGACCTTCGCGCTCACCTTCGCCGGTGTGCTCCAGGCGCATCTGCAGCGGGTGCTCGGCGAGAGCTACATGGACGTCCAGGACCAGCTGGCGCTGTTCTACTGGATCCGCCTCGGCTCGGGTGCCGTCGTCCTCGTCTCGGCGCTGATGTTCATCTGGGCAGTTCTGATGCCCGGCCGCGAGCGCAGCGAGAAGCTTGCCGGCGTCGTCCAGCCCGCAGAATGA
- a CDS encoding CbbQ/NirQ/NorQ/GpvN family protein, with translation MSPVQSAASRAALDIPAYSPSGNECALFESAWVRQLPLLLKGPTGCGKTRFVSHMAAKLGLPLSTVSCHDDLAAADLTGRYLLKGGDTVWVDGPLTRAVRNGGVCYLDEIVEARKDVAVVLHPLTDDRRMLPLERTGELLEAPSSFMLIVSYNPGYQNLLKSLKPSTRQRFVAIEFDFLPRNEEISVVSQESGLLESQVAPLVNLAQRLRALKGHDLEEGVSTRLLVYCASLIDAGMPVKDAVRAAMIEPLTDEPDVRAALLEVAGSLIA, from the coding sequence ATGAGCCCTGTCCAATCCGCTGCCAGTCGCGCGGCGCTCGATATCCCCGCCTATAGTCCCTCCGGCAATGAATGCGCGCTGTTCGAAAGCGCCTGGGTGCGGCAGCTGCCGCTGCTCTTGAAGGGACCGACCGGATGCGGCAAGACCCGCTTCGTCAGCCACATGGCGGCGAAGCTCGGTCTGCCGCTTTCGACCGTTTCCTGCCATGACGATCTGGCCGCCGCCGACCTCACCGGACGGTATCTTCTCAAGGGCGGCGACACCGTCTGGGTCGACGGCCCGTTGACCCGGGCCGTGCGCAACGGCGGCGTCTGCTATCTCGACGAGATCGTCGAAGCCCGCAAGGACGTGGCCGTCGTCCTGCATCCGCTGACCGACGACCGCCGCATGCTGCCGCTCGAGCGCACTGGCGAACTGCTCGAAGCACCGTCGAGCTTCATGCTGATCGTTTCCTATAATCCCGGCTACCAGAACCTGCTGAAGAGCCTGAAGCCCAGCACAAGGCAGCGCTTCGTGGCGATCGAGTTCGATTTCCTGCCGCGGAACGAGGAGATATCAGTCGTTTCGCAGGAGAGCGGATTGCTGGAGAGCCAGGTGGCACCGCTCGTCAACCTCGCGCAGCGCCTGCGCGCTCTGAAGGGGCATGACCTCGAAGAAGGCGTGTCGACCCGGCTGCTCGTCTATTGCGCCTCGCTGATCGATGCCGGCATGCCGGTCAAGGATGCAGTGCGGGCCGCGATGATCGAGCCGCTCACCGATGAACCGGATGTGCGTGCCGCACTTCTCGAAGTGGCCGGTTCGCTGATCGCGTGA